GCGGCGATGAGCAGGGTAGAGACGACGAGGACGAGGGGGGACTGCTGGCCGGTGAAGTTCGAGAACAACCTTTGGAGAAGGAAGACGCTGCCGAAGTAGATGATGGTGAGCAGGGCGGTGATGACGGTGTATTGCAGCGTCTTGCGGATGATGATGTCGATGTCCCACAGGCGGTAGCGCAGGATGCCGATGGCAAGCGCGATGAACAACGGCAACCACAACAGAAGGTAGCTGATGTCGTGCAAAAAGCCATCCCGGCCCGTGGCATCAAGGAACGCAGACACGAATGACACGGCGATAATCAGCGCTAATGCAAACACAAACCACTTGGTCTGCTGCCGTTCGATAGGGGTGGAGACGCGGCGATAGCGATACACCTGGCAAGCCAGGATGACCAAGAAGTTCAGCATCACCGGCCAGATGAAGGCAGGCGTCCCCCAGTTTGGCAGGTTGAGCTGGGTGGCAAGGTCGGGCGCGACATAAGCAAAAACCGTGCCGACCTGGACGAAAGCATGGTAGATGACCAACGCCCCCACTACCCAGGCGGCGCGCCGCGGCACGGCCTTGCCATTGGGAAATAGAAAGAAGAAGAGTAGCACCAGGAACCAATAAAGGGCGTTGGCGCCGAATAGCGTGAGCGACATGTACCCGGCTATCTGTGTCTGTTCGGCCAGGACATACTCCCCCAAGAACACAATGATGAAGGCGGTATACCAGGCGAACCACTGCCAGCGCGCCCGCCAGATAATCAGAGCCGCCACGACCAGGGGCGCCAAGCCCATCAGCCCATTGATGATGTTGCGATAGGCTGCGTATTGGCTCAGCGATAAGCCGCGCACAGCAGCCATCTGCGCCACCAACTCGTTGCTGTATTGCACTTGCCCGTTGTAGACCACCGGCTCGACTGTCTGCGTTGTGACGCGGTGGAAGTACATGGGAATGCTGACATAGCCGACGACCAGATAGACCACCTGGATCGCCAGCAGGAGGGCGAAGAAGATGGTGAGCAGTCGATTGAACCGTGAAGACTGGTCGCTCATGGTTTTGCGCCTTGCGAAAGAGTGTGTTTGCGCACCGATAGTGTATCGACTAGAATGATGGGCCAGTTGGACACACGGAGGTATGCAATGACCCTTGTAGCGAGAAGCACTCGAGACGACACGATCTTTCTGCCCGAAACACTGTTGACCCTGCTCAAACTACGAGAGGGAGATGCTGTCAAAGCCATTGTCAAAGGCCAAACTCTACGTGTGGCGCGGCTTGAAGCCTTTTTGAGTCTGCGGGGTGCATTGGCCGACGACGAAGCCTTCGACCAGGCGATGGATGAATTGGAGCAGGGATGGAACGCATGGGCGAGCTTTCCCGCCTCTGTATAGACACCGGCCCCTTGATCGCTTTTCTGAAAGGCCGCGACCCGGGTGCGACAGCAGTTGAGCGCGCTGTACAGAAGCTGGATTGTTTTGTCACCACTATCACGGCGTACGAGTTGCTCTTCGGGGTCGCGCGGACACGCCGTCAAATCGGCGAGGAGGCGCTGCTGGGAACAATGCAATCGGCGCCGCTGGACATTACGGCTGCCCGGCGTGCAGCGCAGATCCATGATGAGTTGATTCGCCATAACCAGGATATTGGGATCAAAGATGTGTTGATTGCTGCGATTTGTCTGGAACATCGGTTGCCACTGTTAACGATGAACCAACGGCATTTTGGACGTGTACCAGGCTTGGTGGTGGTGACGCCGGCTGAGTTCGTGTGATCGAGAGATGCCAACTTTTCGGAAAGTTGGCATCTCTCACTCCTTGCGCATCCACACCCTCACTCCCTCTGGCTGCAACGTCTCCTGGATCGTCCGTTCCAACTCGGCGATGAGGGCGTCCATGTCGGTCTCGTCGCGGGCGGTGCGGGCGAACTGGGCCACCACTTGCCGGGCGTCATACCTCTGGCGGTAGAAGCGCCGGTCGATGCCATCCTGGATGCGGCGGCGCAGGGGGGCAAATAGGGCGGCGATGAGCAGGGTGGAGACGACGAGGATGAGCGGCGACTGCTGGCCGGTGAAGTTCGAGAACAACCGTTGGAGGAAGAAGACGCTGCCGAAGTAGATGATGGAGAGCAGGGCAGTGATGACGGTGTATTGCAGCGTCTTGCGGATGATGATGTCGATGTCGAAAAGGCGGTAACGTAGGATGGCGACCCCGATCGCGGCGAAGACCAGGGCAAAGGAGAGGCGAAAGATGGACAAATGGATCATCGCCACAATCAGATCTGGGCCGAGTCGTTCAGGGTTGGGTGGCCGAAAGGCAAAGGGGAAGACAACGACGCCAATGACGATGAGGATCAAAGCCAGGGTGAACACCACCCACTTGATTTGCTGCCGTTGGGCGGTATCGGCGCGCCAGAAGTAGCGATAGATCTGACTGCCGATGGCTGAAAACACCAGGCCAGTGGAAAGCCAGGTGATCAACGGCGACCCGGCCAGCCCTGTGCCTCGAGCGAGGTGCGCGACCACCTCCATCACGATCAGGGTGCCCCACAACCCGGCCAGCCAGCGCGCCCATCCCGGTACAACCCGCCCATCGGGGAAGAAGTAAAAGGTGATGAAAAAGAGTTGCCAGCCTATGCCGCCGAGAATGTCGTCCACCACCGCCAGCGCCGGAGCCAGTTCGACGATCGGTGCAAATGTCTCGCCCAGCCCGCCGATGCTGGCGCAAACGAAAGCCACGTAGACCCTGAACCAGTTCGTCGCCCCACGCCAGAGCAAGAGGAAGAGCACCAGATAGGCGACGGGCAGCGTGAAGAGGCCGGTGGCTAGTTGCACCCAGGCCATGGTGGTGGCTGGCCACCCCAATTCGGCCAGCGCGGCTGCTGCTTGTACGGCAGTCCAACTGCTATTGGGTGCATTGATGGCATCCACATTCAGGTGCGTCTGCGCGTAATGGGGATACAGAGCCAGGCCAACCACGACGCGCGCGAACATCACCAGGGCATAGACCAGCACCAGCCAGCGGGCCAGTCGCAGCCACGGGCTTTGAAGCGGGGCGTCGGTTAGAGGATAAGCGTTCATGTTTATCGCTTCGGCATGGGACGATAGGCGCAGACGGGACGGGCGCAGGGTGGTTTGCCAACCGTCGCCGCGGGCGCTAGAATAATGCCTATGGACACACTCCTGACGACGGTTCCTGCTCACTTCGATGGATTTCAAATCAAGCTTGACGTTCCGGTGAAGCTGGCAACAAATGTGCGCCTGCTGATAACCATCCTCGATCAGCCTGACGCCCATCTTGCCCTGGTGCAAGCAGCCATGAAAGCCGCCGAACCGGCCTTTGGCCGCGTTTGGGATAACGACGAAGATGCTGTCTATGATGATTTATAGACAAGGGGACATCCTGTTGGTTCCGTTCCCGTTCACCGATCAAAGCGGGATCAAGCAGCGCCCTGCGGTTGTGCTTAGCGGCGTCGAGTACAATCGAGAGCATCCCGACATTATCCTGGCTCCTCTTTCCAGTCAGATTGCAGCACGGCCAGACGAAACGGCAATCGCGGATTGGCGCAGCGCCGGCTTGCTCAAGCCGAGTGTGGTGAAGCCTGTGCTCTCTTCGTTCGATACCAGTTTGGTGAGGAAGAAGTTGGGCACACTCGCGCCAAATGATCTGAACACAGTGCGAAAGTTGTTCAGCCGGATTTTCGAGTTGGACTAATGTGCTCGCAAACATTCTTGGGGCGACTGTGATCTGCGCGGCGCTGCATCGGGCAGGAGGTGCAGACGCTGGTGGGCCAAAGATGCGATCTGTCGGAAAGCTGGCATCTCTCACTCCTTGCGCATCCACACCCTCACTCCCTCCGGCTGCAACGTCTCCTGGATCGTCCGCTCCAACTCGGCAATGAGGGCGTCCATGTCGGTCTCATCACGAGCCGTGCGGGCGAACTGCGCCACCACCTGCCGGGCATCGTACTTCTTGTCCTGAACGAAGTGAAGGATCGGAAGCGCCGGTCGATGCCATCCTGGATGCGGCGGCGCAGGGGCGCAAACAAGGCGGCGATGAGCAGGGTGGAGACGACGAGGATGAGCGGCGATTGCTGGCCGGTGAAGTTCGAGAACAACCTTTGGAGGAGGAAGACGCTGCCGAAGTAGATAATGCTGAGCAGGGCGGTGACGGCGGTGTATTGCAGCGTCTTGCGGATGATGATGTCGATGTCGAAAAGGCGGTAGCGCAGGATGGAATAGGCGATGATGATCGGTGGGAACAAACCAATCAGGCCGATGAAAGCGCCGGCGATAGCTTGCAGGGCCGGCGGCACAGCGGACCGCTCCGGGTAGACCGATGTCAGCAGCACGTAGAACACAAGATAAGGCGTAAGAACGATCGCTGACCAAAACGCAAACGCCTTGATCTGCTGGCGCTGTACGGCGCTGGCGCGGCGATAGCGCAGCAGGGGCGATAGGAACACGCCGATGATCAGAGGGGGCATGAGCACGGTAAAGATAGTGCCCAGGATCTGAGCGATAGCCTGCGATCCAGGGATGAAGAACGGATTGGTAGGCTCGCCTGTAAATGGAAGCTGGGGCGTCAACGTCAATTGGACAAAGCTAAACAGCAACGCAAAGACCATGATCGCCGGCAAAACCGGGCTCAGCCAACGCGGGTAGGCGTGGCCGTCGGGAAAGTAGAATGGCGCAAAGATCAGCGCCATCCACCAGGCGGCGCCCGGCAGCGAGACGAGCAGCAAGAGAAGAGGGTGGATGGCGACCGAGACGCCGAAGGCTGCAAGCCCGCCTGCCCATACCAATAGGAGCAGTCCGACCAGGTTCTGCCGCTGCCTCTTGAGAATCAGATAGCCGAGAAACGCAACGACAGGCGCCCCGACAAACAGGGCGAAGCCGCGAAAAAGCGGATGGCCGTTGAAGGCGTTGTACGGGCTGAGCGCCAACGGATGCCTGATCCAATCGACCAGCGCCACGGCCCAAACGAAAACGCTGTGCGCAGCCAGCAACCACAAGAGGGCGCGAAAGAATGCCTCAGAGCCGCGCACAAGCGGCGTCATGGTTGATGGGTCAGGTTCTCGTTCGAGTTTGGGCGAAGTTGTCATGGATTGGCAAAGGTCCGCATCGACGATCTGGGGCGCACTGTGTCAGTCGCCCTATGCAATAGCATCCAACCGTCCTGAAAACGTTACGAAATGCGTTACGAAGGTCCATAGATGCCAACTTTCCAAAAGTTGGCATCTATCATCTTCATCGCTGCCTGCTCGGCGGCAGGCTGCTGAGATCGGCGAACATCGCTTTCGGCATGATCTCACCATCCGACCCATCAGCAAAATGAACCGGCGTGAGCTTCGGCCCGCAAAACATCTCTACCCCTTCCCCTCCTGCCACCCCAACACCAGCCCATAGAGCAGGTGAGCGGCCAGGAGCAGCGGGGCGGAAATCTCCAACATTGGTGAAGCCGCGCCGCGCAACAGGACTTGCGCAACCAGATACAGGATCAGCCCGTAACCCAAACCCAGCAGCCAGGCCGGCCCCGGCGCCCGCCCGCGCAGCGCGTTCAGCAGCACACCGCCCGCGGCCCCGTACACCGCCGAGATGGCCAAATGGCTGAACGCGCCGGCGATGGGCGTGACCTGCCCTGCCCCAAAGCGCGACAACAGTTCCGCGGGGCCGACGCCCCCCACCAGACCGGCGGCCACCAGAAAGATGCCCATCGCCACCCCCGCCACCAGACCCGCGATCAGCCCGCGGGCGGCGGCATCGCCGGCGCTTGTCCTCGCCTTGTTGGATGTGGTTGTGGTGGTCATAGATAGCTCCTTGCGTAGAGATGTTGGAGGTGCGACGCACTTTGAAGGTGCGTCGCACCTGGACTGAATTCTTGCGCCTATCATCCCCCATCATCGTTCCGAAACCGTTACGAAAATCGTTACGAAACCCTCGCCACGGCCTCTTTCGTCACTTTTCTCGGCCTGATTTACAATGGCCTCCTGCACGTAGCCCCACCGCACGAGCGATCTTCCACCGGAACCCATGCCCAGCCTCCACCTCAACCTTTTCGGCGCCCCCGAACTCCTCCTCGGCGACGGCGTCCCCCGGCCCGTTCACTTCGAAACGCGCAAAGCCATTGCCCTCCTGGCCTACCTGGCCGTCAGCGGCCAAAGCCACACGCGCGACGCCCTGGCCGCCCTGCTCTGGCCCGAAGCGGACGCCCTCCATGCCCGCTCGACCCTGCGTCGCACCCTCTCCGCCCTCACCGTCGCCATCGGCGAAGGCCAGGTAGAGGCCGACCGCCAGGCCATCGGCCTCCATCCCCGCGCCACCCTCGTCTGCGATGTCACCCGCTTCCTGGCTGCCATCGCCCACAGCCGGGATCGCGACGCCCCCCCTGCCGAATGCCGCCGCCATCTCGAAGAAGCCGCCCGCCTCTACCGCGGCGACTTCATGGCCGGCTTCTCCCTGCGCGACAGCATCGAATTCGACGACTGGCAACTCCTCCAGGCCGAGCACCTGCGCCGTGAATATACCTCCGCCCTCGACCGCCTGACCGCCCTCCTCATCGCCGCCGCCGACTTCGCCGCCGCCCTGCCCCATGCCCGCCGCTGGCTGGCCCTCGACCCCCTCCACGAACCCGCCCACGCCCGCCTGATGCAACTCTACGCCTGGACGGGCCAGCCGGCGGCGGCGCTGCACCACTATCAGGACTGCGTCCGCATCCTCGATCAAGAACTCGGCGTCCCCCCCCTGGCCGCGACCACCGCCCTCTACGAAGCCATCCGAGACCACCGCCTGCCGGCCCCGGACGTGCGCGACCTCGCCTCGCCTCCGGCCTCGCCGGCGCCGCCCGCCCTCTTGCCGTCCGCCCACCTCCTCGTCGGCCGCGAGACCGAGCTGGCCGTCCTCCACCGGGCCTACGCCTCCGGCGCCACGCGCTTCCTCGCCATCATCGGCGAAACCGGCATCGGCAAGACCCGGCTGGCCGCCGCCTTCCTGGACGCCGTGCAGACGCAGGGCGGCGCCGTGCTCAAAGCCGTCGCCTACGAAGGCGAAACCGGCCTGGCCTACGGCCCCATCCTGGCTGCCCTGCGCGGCGGCCTGTCGCAGGAGGACGCCCGCGCCCGGCTGGCGGCTCTGGCCCCGCACACCCTGGCCGAAGCCGCCCGCCTCCTGCCCGAACTGACCCCCGCCACCCCCCGCCCCGACCCCCTCACCGGCGCCGCCGCGCAGTTGCGCTTGTTCGAGTCCCTGCAAGACCTGCTGCTGGCCCTGCTGGCCGGCCCTCGTCCCGGCATCGTCTTCCTCGACGACGCCCAATGGGCCGACGACGCCACCCTCGACCTGCTGGCCTTCATCGTCCGGCGGCTGCAAACCCGCCCAACCGAAGCCCCCCTCCTCCTGGTCGCCTGGCGGGGCGAGGACGTCGGCCCCGACCACCGCTGGTCGCGACTCCTGGCCGAAGGCCGGCGCAGCGGCGCCGCCGCCAGCATCGAATTGGCTCGCCTCGGCCCCACGGCCGCACAGAAGATGGTGGAGAACGCCTGGGGAGAGCAAACCGACGCCCGCCTGGTCGAGCGCTTGTTGCGCGAAAGCGAGGGCCTGCCCCTCATCCTGGCCGAATACCTGACCCTGCTGCAACCCGATGACGACCTCCTGGCCGCCGACTGGCCCCTCCCGGCCAATGTCCACGCCCTGGTTCACGCCCACCTTGCCCGCATCGGCGAGACCGCCTGGCAGACACTCACCGCCGCCGCCGTCATCGGCCGCAGATTCGATTTCGAGACCGTGAGCGCGGCCAGCGGCCGGGGCGAAGACGAGACCGTGGCGGCGCTGGAGGAACTGACCAGCAAGGGTCTGGCCACCGAACTCCTGCCCGACGCCGCCAACGCCGGCCCCTCCTTCGACTTTCGCCACGAGAAGCTGCGCAGTGTGGTCTACGACGAGACCAGCCTGGCGCGACGGCGGCTGCTGCACCGGCGGGTGGCCGCCTATCTGGCCGAGCGCCTGCGCGACCCGCGCAAGGCCGGGCCGGTCGCCGGGCAAATCGCCCGCCACTATCAGTTGGGCGGCGAGATGGACAAGGCTGCCGTCTTCTTCCAGCTTGCCGGCGAGCACGCCCGCGGCGTCTATGCCCATGCCGAAGCCCTGGCCCACTTTCGCGCCGCCCTCGCCGCCGGCCACCCCCAGCCCGGCCCCTTGCACGAAGCTATCGGCGATCTGCTGACCCTGGCCGGCGACTATCGCGCCGCCCTGCGCGCCTTCGAGACCGCCTCAGCCCACGCCGACGCCGGCCAACTGGCCGCGCTCGAACACAAAGTCGGCGCCGTCTACCACCGGCAAGGCGACTGGCATGTGGCCGAAAGACATTTTCAGGCAGCGTTGGCAGCCGCAGGCGGAGAGCAGGCGACGATGCTGCGCGCCAACATTTATGCCGACTGGAGCATGACGGCCTTTCGCGCCGATGCCAGGGCCGGCGGGGCCGCGAGGGCGCAGGATCTGGCCGGGCAGGCGCTGTCGCTTGCCCAGGCCGCCGCCGATGCCCGCGCTCTGGCCCAGGCGCACAACCTGCTGGGCATTCTGGCCAGAAGCAGCGGTCAAATCGACTCTGCCGCCGACCACCTGCAGCAGAGCCTGGCCCTGGCCCGCGACCTGGCCGACCCCGGCGCCCAGGCCGCGGCCCTGAACAACCTGGCCCAGCTCTACGCCGCCAACGGCGACCTGCCCCAGGCCCTCGACCTGACGGCGCAGGCCCTCGACCTCTGCACAGCCAGCGGCGACCGCCATCGTCAGGCGGCGCTACTCAATCACCTGGCCGACCTGCTCCACGCCGCCGGCCGCAACGACGAAGCCATGGCCCGGCTCAAACAAGCGGTGCAGATCTTCGCCGAGATCGGGGCCGAGGCCGCCGAACCGCAGCCGGAGATCTGGAAACTCGAGGAGTGGTAGTGCTCAGCCATCCCTGCGGGCCAGAAACACCATCGACCCCTGGTGCTGTGGCCCGAAGTCTTCGTCGGTGAAATCCCCCTTCACGCTCACATCATCGAAGCCGGCCAGCCGTAGCATCAGCAACAGCTCGTGCTGGAAATACCAGTGATATTGCCCGGCGTGCACCTCCTCCGCCACCAATGCCTCGTCCTGATACAGCCGATAGCGCCGCTCTTCGGCGTCGTACTGCTCGATGGGGTCCTGCCAGGTCAGCCGACGCTCCACCACCAGGCGCTTACCAGGCTCTGGGAAAGTCTTCTCGACATGGAATTTCCATTCTGTCGGGTAGCGGGCGGGGTCGAAGGGCTGCGAATAGTCGTAATCGCAGGTGTAGATGTTGAAGACCAGCGTTCCGCCCGGCAACAGATGCCGGTGAAAGCGACGCAACGTTTCCAGAGCCGCCTCGCGATCCATCACGCAGACGAAGGTGCCGCAGGGGATGAAGATGGTGCGGTAGCGGCGGGGCAGGTCGAGCGCCTGCATCGGGCTTTCGTACAGGGTCGGGGTCAGGCCCTCGGCCTGGCATTTGGCCCGGCACACGGCCAGCATGTCGGCCGAGATGTCCACGCCATCCACCTCCAGCCCCGCCGCCAAGAAGCGCCGCAGCAGTCGCCCGGCCCCGCAGCCCACATCCAGCGCCGGCGTCCCGCTTTGCTCGATCACGCGCTTGAAGAAATCGTGGTCGGGGGTGGGGTCGTCGTAGGCCGACCAGTGGAGGGCGGCCAGGCCGGTGTAGAGGTCGCGTTCGTCGAAGGGCGGCAGGGTCATGGAAGGCGCCAATCGCGCAGGAAGCGGATGAGCAGGCGGGCGCCGAAGGCCGAGAAACCGCGCGGGTAGAGCGGGCGCGGGCTTTCGACCCACGACATGTTGGCCATGTCGATGTGCGCCCAGGGGTAGGCCTCGGTGAAGTGTTGCAGGAACTTGGCGCTGGTGCTCACACCGGCGTATTTGTTGGGCAGGGTCGAGTTCTTGACATCGGCGAAATCGCTCTTGATGTCCTGGCGGTAGTCGTCGTACATCGGCATCGGCCAGAGCCGTTCGCCGCTGGCCTCGGCAGCGGCCAGCAGCCGGTCGGCGAGGCTTTGGTCGGCGCAAAACAGCCCTGCCGCCCGCGACCCCAGCGCCAGCCCGATGGCGGCGGTGAGGGTGGCGATATCGACCACCGCTTTGGCCGCAAAGCGCCCGGCATAGGCCAGGGCGTCGGCCAGGATCATGCGGCCCTCGGCGTCGGTGGAGATCACCTCCATCGTCTTGCCCGACATCCCCCGGTAGACATCGCCCGGCTTCTGCGCCCGGCCGTTGATCATGTTCTCGACCAGCGGCGCCAGGCCCACCACGTGCAGCGGCAGGTCTAGCAGCGCCGCCGCCCGCAAGGCCGCCATGACATCGGCGGCGCCGGTCATATCGCCCTTCATCTTCCACATCCCCGGCGCGCCCTCGCCCGCCTTCAGGGTGTAGCCGCCGGTGTCGAAACTGACGCCCTTGCCCACCAACACCACCGTGTCCAGTTCATCTGCCCGCCCGGCGTTGTGCTCCAAGACTACGAAGCGCGGTGGCTCATCGCTGCCTTTGGCCACCCCCAGCAAGATGCCCATGCCCAGGGCCTCGATCTCCGGCTGCTCGAGCACGGTGCACCCCAGCCCCACCTCCCCCGCCATCATCCGCGCCGCCGCCGCCAGATAGCCGGGCGTGGCCAGGTTGGAGGGGGCGGCGATGAGGTCGCGGGCAAAGCACACGCTTTCGGCGACGATCTGCCCGCGCCTGGCGCCGGCGAGGAGGGCAGGCAGTTTGTCGACGTTGGATTCCACCAGCGTCAGGGTTGTGACCGCGGGCAGGGAAGGGCTTTCGCTGCTCTGGCGAGGCATGCGGTAGGTCTCCAGCAGGCTGGCTTCGACCAGCGCCTCCGCCGCCTCTCCCGCCTCCAGTCCACCCACCCCGGCGCCGTGGACGATGGTGGCCACCGTGCGGGCGCCGGCGTTGCCGGCGGCGGCAATGGCTTTGGCCGCCGCGGTGCGGGCCGCGGAGAGGTCGAAGCCGGCGCTTCCGCCCAGCCCGACCACCAGGACGCGCGGGGCGGGGAGGGCGCCGAAGGTGTGCAGGAGGGTTGTCTCACCCAACTTGCCGGTGCAATCGCCCAGGGCGATGAGCTGACTGATGCGCCCGCCCAACGCCCCATCGATGGCGCCAGTGCCGCCGCCGGGCCGGGTCACGCCCTCGAACAGGTTGACGATCAGCAAGTCGGCGGGGAATGCAGTGATAGTAGCTTGTTGGATGTCGATGTGCATGATGGGTTTCCGATGCGGTGCTGCTGCAACAGTGCGAAAGAGATGGGGACGATGCCGATAATACGATCTCACTGACCACTGGTTATTGGTTATTGGTTATTGGTTACTGACCACTGACCACTGGTTACTGACCACTGACCACTGGCCACCGGTTACTGGTTACTGGTTACTGACCACTGGCCACTGAAACCGCCCGATGATTGTAACCGCCGAGGGGCCGAAGGCCAACCCGGCGGACTTGGGCGACGCCATCACGCCTGACCCAGCAGCCGCTGGTAGGCGGACAGGGTGGCGGCGGCGGTGCGCTGCCAGCTGAAGTTCGCCGCCTGGGCCAGCCCGCGGCAGCTCAGGTCGGCAGCCAGGTCAGGCTCGGCCAGCAGGCGGGCGATGGCGGCGGCGATGGCTTCGGGTTGGGTCGGGTCGAAGAGCAGGGCGGCGTCGCCGGCCACTTCGGGCAGGCTGCTGGCGTTGCTACACACCACCGGCGTCCCACAGGCCATGGCCTCCAGCACGGGCAGGCCAAACCCTTCGTACAGCGAGGGGAAGACGAAGCACTCGGCGCCAGAATAGAGGCCGGGCAAGTCGGCGGCGGCGACATTGGGCAGGAAGCGGACGGTCTCGCCCAGGCGTTCGGCCTGCTGCAAGGCCTGGGGGTGATGGGGATCCCAGGCGCCGGCAATGACGAGCAAGGGGCGTGGGCCCACGGCGGACAGGATCGACCAGGCTTCGAGCAGGGCAGGCAGGTTCTTGTGCGGCTGGTTGGAGCCGAGGTAGAGGACATAGCGCGCGGGCAGGGCCAGCCGCTGACGCACCGTTTCGATCTGTTCTGGCGGCTGCGGGCGGAAGGCCGGGTCGGCGGCCAGGGGGGTGAGGGTGATGCGTTCGGCGGGGAGGCGATAGAGGTGTTGGAAGTCGCGAGCGGTGGCGGCGGAGATGGCGACGAAGGCATCGGCGCTGCGGATGGCCAGGCGCTGGACGATCGCGATCGTCCAGCGGGTGCGCCGCGGGTAGCAGGCAGGGAAGCGGCGGGGGATGGCGTCGAAGAGGGTGAGGAGGTTGGGCAGGCCCGGCCGGTAGGGGCGGACGTTGTAGGGCAGGTGGGCCAGGTCGGGCCGGAGCGAGCGGATGAGGCGGGGGAGGTCGGTCTGCTCGCGGGGGTGGAAGGTGGTGATGGCGGTGGGGTGCAGCCGCAGGTTGGCGTGCCGGGCCAGTTGGTTCAGGTTGTAGCGGCTGTTGGGCAGGTCGGGGTTGGTGAGGAGCGTGATCTCGCCCGCGAAAAGCGGCGCCAGCGCCTCCGCCAGGTTGTAGACATAGCGGGCGATGCCGGGGAAGCGGTCCTGGATCGTGCGACCGTCGATGAGGAGGTGGTGCAGAGCCATTCACCCCCCTACCAACGGTACGCGGGTAAAGGCGGATGAACGTGGATTGAACAAGGTCGCTGATCCGCCCATCCCAGCAATCCGCCCACCACCTGTGCGGGTAAAGGCGGATGAACGTGGATCGAACAAGGTGTGATTTCTCATCGGAGGCAGTAGGCAGGGGAGGAAACGCAAAGAGAGTGTAACACATCCTCCCGGATGGAGGACTTCCAGCCCCCGGCGGCCCTGTGCTACACTGCGGCCATGACCACCACCCCAGTCGTCGTCGGCATTGCCGGCGGCAGCGGCTCCGGCAAAACGACCGTCATCCAGCGCATCCTGGAGCGGGTCGGATGGGATCGCATCGCCTATCTGCCCCATGATGCCTACTACAAGGACGCAGGCCATCTGCCTCCCGCCGAGCGCACCCACCTGAATTTCGACCATCCCAACTCGCTGGACAACGAGCTGCTGATCGCCCACATCCGCCAATTGCTGGCCGGGCAGGCGGTCGAAGTGCCGGTGTATGATTTCGCCACCTACATCCGCACTCCACAAACTCGCCGCGTGGCCCCCTGCCCGGTGATCCTCATCGATGGCATCCTGGTGTTTGTGGACGAGGCCCTGCGCGAGCTGATGGAGATCAAGATCTTCGTCGAGACCGACCCTGATATTCGCTTCATCCGCCGGCTGCAACGCGATATCAACGAGCGCGGGCGCACGGTGCAATCGGTCATCGACCAGTATCTGACCACGGTGCGGCCCATGCACATCCGCTTTGTCGAGCCAACCAAACGCTACGCCGATGTCATCATCCCCGAAGGCGGCTACAACGAGGTGGCGCTGGAAATGGTGATCAGCCGCATCGAGGCGCTCCTGGCCCTGCACGAGCGCGAATGAGAGAGAATGACACAAATGGGGAAAACACAGATTGAGAAGGAATGACGCAAATGGGGGAAACACAGATTGAGAAGGAATGACACAAATGTGAGAAACACAGATTGAAGGGGAATGACACAAATGAGGGAAACACAGATTGAGAAGGAATGACACAAATGAGGGAAACGCAGATTAAGGGGGAATG
The sequence above is drawn from the Caldilineales bacterium genome and encodes:
- a CDS encoding type II toxin-antitoxin system VapC family toxin; this encodes MERMGELSRLCIDTGPLIAFLKGRDPGATAVERAVQKLDCFVTTITAYELLFGVARTRRQIGEEALLGTMQSAPLDITAARRAAQIHDELIRHNQDIGIKDVLIAAICLEHRLPLLTMNQRHFGRVPGLVVVTPAEFV
- a CDS encoding type II toxin-antitoxin system PemK/MazF family toxin; the encoded protein is MMIYRQGDILLVPFPFTDQSGIKQRPAVVLSGVEYNREHPDIILAPLSSQIAARPDETAIADWRSAGLLKPSVVKPVLSSFDTSLVRKKLGTLAPNDLNTVRKLFSRIFELD
- a CDS encoding AAA family ATPase translates to MPSLHLNLFGAPELLLGDGVPRPVHFETRKAIALLAYLAVSGQSHTRDALAALLWPEADALHARSTLRRTLSALTVAIGEGQVEADRQAIGLHPRATLVCDVTRFLAAIAHSRDRDAPPAECRRHLEEAARLYRGDFMAGFSLRDSIEFDDWQLLQAEHLRREYTSALDRLTALLIAAADFAAALPHARRWLALDPLHEPAHARLMQLYAWTGQPAAALHHYQDCVRILDQELGVPPLAATTALYEAIRDHRLPAPDVRDLASPPASPAPPALLPSAHLLVGRETELAVLHRAYASGATRFLAIIGETGIGKTRLAAAFLDAVQTQGGAVLKAVAYEGETGLAYGPILAALRGGLSQEDARARLAALAPHTLAEAARLLPELTPATPRPDPLTGAAAQLRLFESLQDLLLALLAGPRPGIVFLDDAQWADDATLDLLAFIVRRLQTRPTEAPLLLVAWRGEDVGPDHRWSRLLAEGRRSGAAASIELARLGPTAAQKMVENAWGEQTDARLVERLLRESEGLPLILAEYLTLLQPDDDLLAADWPLPANVHALVHAHLARIGETAWQTLTAAAVIGRRFDFETVSAASGRGEDETVAALEELTSKGLATELLPDAANAGPSFDFRHEKLRSVVYDETSLARRRLLHRRVAAYLAERLRDPRKAGPVAGQIARHYQLGGEMDKAAVFFQLAGEHARGVYAHAEALAHFRAALAAGHPQPGPLHEAIGDLLTLAGDYRAALRAFETASAHADAGQLAALEHKVGAVYHRQGDWHVAERHFQAALAAAGGEQATMLRANIYADWSMTAFRADARAGGAARAQDLAGQALSLAQAAADARALAQAHNLLGILARSSGQIDSAADHLQQSLALARDLADPGAQAAALNNLAQLYAANGDLPQALDLTAQALDLCTASGDRHRQAALLNHLADLLHAAGRNDEAMARLKQAVQIFAEIGAEAAEPQPEIWKLEEW
- a CDS encoding class I SAM-dependent methyltransferase — encoded protein: MTLPPFDERDLYTGLAALHWSAYDDPTPDHDFFKRVIEQSGTPALDVGCGAGRLLRRFLAAGLEVDGVDISADMLAVCRAKCQAEGLTPTLYESPMQALDLPRRYRTIFIPCGTFVCVMDREAALETLRRFHRHLLPGGTLVFNIYTCDYDYSQPFDPARYPTEWKFHVEKTFPEPGKRLVVERRLTWQDPIEQYDAEERRYRLYQDEALVAEEVHAGQYHWYFQHELLLMLRLAGFDDVSVKGDFTDEDFGPQHQGSMVFLARRDG
- a CDS encoding leucyl aminopeptidase, encoding MHIDIQQATITAFPADLLIVNLFEGVTRPGGGTGAIDGALGGRISQLIALGDCTGKLGETTLLHTFGALPAPRVLVVGLGGSAGFDLSAARTAAAKAIAAAGNAGARTVATIVHGAGVGGLEAGEAAEALVEASLLETYRMPRQSSESPSLPAVTTLTLVESNVDKLPALLAGARRGQIVAESVCFARDLIAAPSNLATPGYLAAAARMMAGEVGLGCTVLEQPEIEALGMGILLGVAKGSDEPPRFVVLEHNAGRADELDTVVLVGKGVSFDTGGYTLKAGEGAPGMWKMKGDMTGAADVMAALRAAALLDLPLHVVGLAPLVENMINGRAQKPGDVYRGMSGKTMEVISTDAEGRMILADALAYAGRFAAKAVVDIATLTAAIGLALGSRAAGLFCADQSLADRLLAAAEASGERLWPMPMYDDYRQDIKSDFADVKNSTLPNKYAGVSTSAKFLQHFTEAYPWAHIDMANMSWVESPRPLYPRGFSAFGARLLIRFLRDWRLP